One bacterium DNA window includes the following coding sequences:
- the rsmG gene encoding 16S rRNA (guanine(527)-N(7))-methyltransferase RsmG: MKKSALISRIMDGSKAMGVDLTKEGANRLFIYHSELEKWNRKVNLVSRKQPDWVRIHFLDSLVPLGMGLISGSERTVDLGAGAGFPGVPLKVARPGLKLDLAEASGKKCAWLSHLLRTLELKDARVLSGRFEDLLEEGPGGQYDLVVSRAAARPKEVWKWADRFLVPGGKALIYTTRALVDEGVGVEHPYTVPGSKVPSVIWEVPKR, encoded by the coding sequence ATGAAAAAAAGCGCTTTAATTTCCCGTATCATGGATGGATCAAAAGCCATGGGGGTCGATCTCACAAAAGAGGGTGCAAACCGGCTGTTCATTTACCATTCCGAACTCGAGAAGTGGAACAGGAAGGTCAACCTGGTGTCCCGGAAGCAGCCGGACTGGGTGAGGATCCACTTCCTCGACTCCCTGGTCCCCCTTGGCATGGGGCTTATCTCAGGCAGCGAGCGCACGGTGGACCTGGGAGCGGGGGCCGGGTTTCCCGGTGTGCCCCTCAAGGTGGCCCGGCCCGGCCTGAAGCTGGACCTTGCGGAAGCGTCGGGGAAAAAATGTGCCTGGTTAAGCCACCTCCTTCGAACCCTGGAGTTGAAAGATGCCAGGGTACTGAGTGGGCGTTTCGAGGACCTCCTAGAGGAGGGACCGGGCGGACAGTACGATCTGGTTGTGAGCCGGGCCGCGGCCAGGCCGAAGGAGGTCTGGAAATGGGCCGACCGATTCCTGGTACCCGGAGGGAAAGCCCTTATCTATACGACAAGAGCCCTCGTGGACGAGGGGGTAGGTGTCGAGCATCCTTACACGGTGCCGGGTTCGAAGGTGCCAAGCGTGATCTGGGAGGTGCCGAAAAGATAA
- a CDS encoding AAA family ATPase yields the protein MGRVITIANQKGGVGKTTTAVNLAASLAVAERRTLLVDMDPQANATSGLGVVSEELKATMYQVMVTSECLEKVVQKTELEFLELAPSHVDLIGAEVELVSALSRETILVRALEETRQSYDYVLIDCPPSLGILTLNALTAADAVLVPLQCEYYALEGLSRLLNTIKLVKGALNPAVELEGILLTMFDPRNNLSHQVAEEARNYFPGRVFKTVIPRNVKLSEAPSYGRPALLYDINSPGAQGYLDLAREILNGKG from the coding sequence TTGGGTAGGGTCATTACCATAGCCAACCAGAAGGGGGGGGTGGGGAAAACAACAACCGCAGTGAACCTTGCGGCTTCCCTGGCTGTCGCTGAACGCAGAACCCTCCTGGTGGATATGGACCCTCAGGCCAACGCTACCAGCGGTCTGGGAGTTGTGTCGGAAGAGCTCAAGGCTACCATGTACCAGGTGATGGTCACCTCGGAGTGCCTTGAAAAGGTGGTTCAAAAGACCGAGTTGGAGTTCCTGGAACTGGCCCCGTCCCATGTGGATCTTATCGGCGCCGAGGTGGAGCTGGTTTCGGCCCTCTCCAGGGAGACGATCCTGGTCCGGGCCCTCGAAGAGACGAGGCAGAGTTACGACTACGTGCTTATCGATTGCCCGCCGTCCCTGGGCATCCTGACTCTCAACGCACTGACAGCCGCCGATGCGGTGCTGGTGCCCCTGCAGTGCGAGTACTATGCCCTGGAAGGGCTGTCCAGGCTCCTGAACACCATCAAGCTGGTCAAGGGGGCCCTTAACCCCGCGGTGGAGCTGGAGGGCATCCTCCTGACAATGTTCGATCCCCGGAACAACCTGTCCCACCAGGTAGCCGAGGAGGCCAGGAACTACTTTCCCGGCAGGGTGTTTAAAACGGTGATCCCGAGGAACGTCAAGCTGAGCGAGGCCCCAAGCTACGGCCGCCCGGCCCTTCTTTACGACATCAACTCCCCGGGGGCCCAGGGGTACCTGGATCTGGCGCGGGAGATACTGAACGGAAAAGGATAA
- a CDS encoding ParB/RepB/Spo0J family partition protein, translating into MSSERKRQALGKGLGALIPTVEKAAGQGELVHVLLDEIFPNPGQPRRRFEEGALGELADSIKEQGVLQPLLVRRVPGGYELVAGERRLRASRLAGLDRVPVLVRGIKDDRTLELALIENIQRENLNPVEEAQAYRELQSLNAYTQEEVARRVGKDRATVANALRLLSLPEFVRAELVEGTISAGHARALLSLKEEKAIREMMGRILKRGLSVREVELAVSKAVSGKEKRPDPGPAGKVSAETRDLEKRLTRALGARTRIHEGTRGGKVEIRYATLDELNDIAKKLLRAKS; encoded by the coding sequence ATGTCATCCGAGCGTAAACGGCAGGCCCTGGGCAAAGGTCTCGGGGCACTCATCCCCACCGTGGAGAAGGCGGCCGGGCAGGGGGAACTGGTCCATGTTCTTCTGGACGAGATTTTCCCCAACCCCGGACAGCCCCGCCGGCGCTTCGAGGAGGGGGCGTTGGGGGAGCTGGCCGACTCCATAAAAGAGCAGGGTGTTCTGCAGCCCCTGCTGGTCCGCCGGGTGCCGGGCGGTTACGAACTGGTGGCCGGCGAGAGGCGCCTGCGCGCCAGTCGCCTGGCAGGGCTGGACAGGGTCCCCGTCCTGGTTCGGGGTATCAAGGACGATCGCACACTGGAGCTTGCGCTCATCGAGAACATCCAGCGCGAGAACCTCAATCCGGTGGAAGAGGCTCAGGCGTATCGGGAGCTTCAGTCCCTGAACGCCTACACCCAGGAGGAAGTGGCCAGAAGGGTCGGGAAGGACCGGGCCACCGTGGCAAACGCTCTTCGTCTCCTGTCCCTTCCCGAGTTCGTGCGAGCCGAGCTCGTTGAGGGTACCATCTCGGCCGGCCATGCACGGGCCCTTTTGTCCCTCAAGGAAGAAAAGGCCATCCGGGAGATGATGGGGCGGATCCTGAAACGGGGCCTTTCGGTCAGAGAGGTTGAACTGGCTGTGTCGAAGGCTGTTTCGGGCAAGGAAAAGCGCCCGGACCCGGGGCCTGCCGGAAAGGTGTCGGCGGAAACCAGGGACCTGGAGAAAAGGCTCACCAGGGCCCTCGGCGCCAGGACCCGGATACACGAAGGCACCCGGGGTGGAAAGGTAGAGATCCGGTACGCGACCCTTGACGAGCTCAACGATATAGCGAAAAAGTTGCTAAGAGCTAAGAGCTAA
- a CDS encoding polymer-forming cytoskeletal protein produces the protein MNRKEPAASRGEIKAFLGEGTDFKGVLTFEGTVRIDGKLEGEVYTKDTLIVGESAVVNAEINVNTIVISGVVRGNINATGKIEVHRPGKLFGNVKTPSIFIEEGVIFEGNCAMAFDAGEDKKVSPFTSRTGKTLSEEELASASKTD, from the coding sequence ATGAATCGCAAGGAACCTGCAGCATCCCGCGGTGAGATCAAGGCGTTTCTCGGGGAAGGAACCGATTTCAAGGGTGTCCTCACGTTCGAGGGCACCGTTCGCATCGACGGAAAGCTCGAGGGCGAGGTCTACACAAAGGACACCCTCATCGTGGGTGAGAGCGCCGTGGTCAACGCCGAGATCAATGTGAACACCATCGTCATCTCCGGCGTCGTGCGGGGCAACATCAACGCTACAGGGAAGATCGAGGTTCACCGTCCCGGAAAGCTGTTCGGCAACGTCAAGACCCCCAGTATCTTTATCGAGGAGGGGGTTATCTTCGAGGGCAACTGTGCCATGGCTTTCGACGCGGGTGAGGATAAGAAGGTGTCCCCCTTCACCTCCCGGACGGGTAAAACCCTTTCCGAGGAGGAGCTGGCGTCAGCGTCAAAAACCGATTGA